Proteins encoded by one window of Blautia faecicola:
- a CDS encoding Gfo/Idh/MocA family protein: MKEYKWATLGCGVIANQLAQAFAANGRKLYSVANRTHEKAVAFAEKYGIDKVYDQIDDVFSDDEVDIIYISTPHNTHISYLRKALRAGKHVLCEKSITLNAEELEEAVRLAEEHHVVLAEAMTIFHMPIYKELRSRMDAGEFGELRLLQMNFGSYKEYDMKNRFFNRNLAGGALLDIGVYALSFLRWFMSSKPDQILSQVKYAPTGVDEQASILLKNKEEEMATVILSLHAKQPKRGTISFDKAYIELFEYPRGEEAIITYTEDGHKEVISAGSTDRALEYEIADMEAAVAGEADRIHLDYTIDVMDMMTSIRKDWGMTYPEEEH; this comes from the coding sequence ATGAAAGAATATAAGTGGGCTACTCTCGGATGTGGCGTGATCGCCAATCAGCTGGCACAGGCGTTTGCTGCAAACGGACGGAAACTATATTCCGTAGCAAACCGTACGCACGAAAAGGCAGTTGCTTTTGCTGAGAAATATGGAATTGATAAAGTTTATGATCAGATTGACGATGTATTTTCGGATGATGAGGTGGACATTATCTATATTTCCACTCCGCATAACACACATATTTCCTACCTTCGGAAGGCTTTACGTGCCGGAAAACATGTACTCTGTGAAAAATCCATTACCCTCAACGCTGAAGAACTGGAAGAAGCGGTTCGTCTCGCTGAAGAACATCATGTAGTTCTTGCCGAGGCCATGACGATTTTCCACATGCCAATCTACAAGGAACTTCGCAGCCGGATGGATGCCGGGGAATTCGGGGAACTTCGGCTTTTGCAGATGAACTTCGGAAGTTACAAAGAGTATGACATGAAAAACCGCTTTTTCAACCGGAATCTCGCGGGCGGAGCACTGCTTGATATCGGTGTGTATGCGCTGTCTTTCCTTCGCTGGTTTATGTCCTCAAAGCCGGATCAGATTCTCTCTCAGGTAAAATACGCGCCTACCGGCGTGGACGAGCAAGCATCAATTCTGCTGAAAAACAAAGAGGAGGAAATGGCTACCGTCATTTTATCTCTACATGCCAAACAGCCCAAACGGGGAACGATCTCTTTTGATAAGGCTTACATCGAACTTTTCGAGTATCCGCGGGGCGAAGAAGCCATCATCACTTATACGGAAGACGGTCACAAAGAAGTGATATCCGCCGGTTCTACCGACCGGGCGCTGGAATATGAAATTGCAGACATGGAAGCGGCAGTTGCAGGAGAAGCGGATCGGATACATCTCGACTATACGATCGATGTGATGGATATGATGACCTCGATCCGGAAAGACTGGGGGATGACATATCCGGAGGAAGAACACTGA